In a single window of the Papaver somniferum cultivar HN1 chromosome 8, ASM357369v1, whole genome shotgun sequence genome:
- the LOC113303425 gene encoding uncharacterized protein LOC113303425 produces the protein MGSVPPGGDAATDSFSRNFMQNNGVLQSQLGTIGGRAELAPIPPKVEISWGQRTVENPCAYQYIPYNDISVSGNATPNLKRKAEVSTNSCDPAQMESLFGQFPSGPSKDSGSNYQVLQSGFDPVQALPQNPYFPITARSQPVNYSPIPPVNLEPTEKQEMDFFAKSWSQWSENSVGGSDASLPVNNRKVVRPRFSSSMSMAVISDENRNANSKPSAKNGYPLFPEHNALEAFPVFDHPSSSSHRPEAEEETARKGFVLLVQKELRNTDVGNLGRIVIPKKDAEANLPPLEAKDGIILQMEDMNYSVEWKFKYRYWPNNKSRMYVMENTGDFVKMHNLQAGDLLIVYREENSGKFIVRGKKGTRPVYAGDTVELRSTAEMRNHGRVVEERELATAHGQLNAEQRYAPAGDFFFDLNAGQDMIAPAIPFEFHANTGGLPKSHFLPGPLLNLHQDDVS, from the exons ATGGGTTCAGTTCCTCCTGGTGGTGATGCTGCTACTGATTCATTTTCGAGGAACTTCATGCAGAATAATGGCGTGTTACAATCACAACTAG GTACCATTGGAGGTAGGGCCGAGCTTGCACCCATCCCTCCCAAGGTGGAAATTTCCTGGGGTCAACGAACTGTAGAAAATCCCTGTGCATATCAGTACATCCCATACAATGACATTTCTGTTTCAGGAAATGCAACACCAAATTTGAAGCGGAAGGCCGAGGTTTCCACAAATTCATGCGATCCTGCACAAATGGAAAGCTTATTTGGCCAATTTCCAAGTGGTCCATCTAAAGATTCAGGTAGCAACTATCAAG TCCTTCAAAGTGGGTTTGATCCTGTTCAAGCACTTCCCCAGAATCCCTATTTTCCAATAACAGCAAGGAGTCAGCCTGTGAATTACTCCCCAATCCCACCTGTCAATCTTGAACCAACTGAAAAACAAGAAATGGATTTCTTCGCAAAATCTTGGAGTCAGTGGAGCGAAAATTCTGTAGGTGGTAGTGATGCTTCCTTGCCAGTGAATAACAGGAAGGTGGTTCGCCCAAGATTCTCAAGCAGCATGAGTATGGCTGTAATTTCAGATGAGAACAGAAATGCCAACTCAAAACCTTCTGCCAAGAATGGATACCCACTCTTTCCAGAACACAATGCATTAGAAGCCTTTCCTGTGTTTGATCATCCTTCATCAAGTTCACATAGACCTGAAGCTGAAGAG GAGACAGCACGCAAGGGTTTTGTGTTGCTTGTGCAGAAGGAGTTGCGGAATACTGATGTTGGCAACCTGGGTAGAATTGTCATTCCAAAA AAAGATGCAGAGGCGAACCTACCTCCATTAGAGGCAAAAGATGGAATTATCCTACAAATGGAAGACATGAACTACTCAGTTGAGTGGAAATTTAAGTATAG GTACTGGCCAAACAACAAAAGTAGGATGTATGTTATGGAAAACACAG GGGATTTTGTGAAGATGCATAACCTCCAAGCAGGGGATCTTTTGATTGTTTATAGAGAAGAGAATTCTGGAAAATTT aTTGTTCGTGGGAAAAAAGGAACTAGACCAGTTTATGCAGGGGATACAGTGGAGTTGAGGAGTACAGCGGAGATGAGGAACCATGGAAGGGTGGTGGAAGAAAGAGAATTAGCAACTGCACATGGACAGCTAAACGCTGAACAAAGATATGCCCCAGCAGGTGACTTCTTTTTTGATTTAAATGCTGGACAAGACATGATTGCACCGGCAATACCATTCGAGTTTCATGCAAACACTGGTGGACTTCCTAAATCTCACTTCCTTCCAGGGCCTTTGCTGAATTTACATCAAGATGATGTTTCTTGA